From Methylomonas sp. EFPC3, a single genomic window includes:
- the tssK gene encoding type VI secretion system baseplate subunit TssK: MSINNKIVWTEGMFLRPQHFQQHDRYLEALVDGRCRGIRAHDWGFSTIEIDIAQLAIGKICLSEARGIFQDGTPFYLPHEDELPLPLDVPPGTSNEIVYLSLPLQRPDGVEVDSEQNPDGLARYRLNHRDVRDNNAGYDGRYPVQIASIRPKLLLSSQERSGYLCLGIANIVEVRADKTVVLDEKYIPVTLQSMASRILAGFVRELQGLLHTRGEALATRVAGASHGAAVAEVADFMLLQTINRYEPLLEHLAADSSLHPESLFSLCLQLMGDLATFYRSSKRPIAIPPYQHDDLRCNFIPLIDELRRLLSMVLEQNAIQIPLTKHSQSVYYSGRPDVRLLENAIYILAANAQVSSEMLRMHFPPQVKIGPVEEITQLVTAALPGISIHPLPVAPRQLPYHAGCSYFELDKQSPYWKKMAESGGFAFHIGGNFPGLELEFWAIKKG; the protein is encoded by the coding sequence ATGTCTATCAACAATAAGATTGTTTGGACTGAAGGCATGTTCCTCCGGCCTCAACACTTTCAGCAACACGACCGTTATCTGGAAGCACTGGTCGATGGACGTTGCCGTGGAATCAGAGCGCACGACTGGGGTTTTTCGACAATCGAGATTGACATCGCCCAATTGGCAATAGGTAAGATTTGCTTGAGCGAGGCGAGGGGTATCTTTCAAGACGGTACCCCATTTTATTTGCCACACGAAGATGAATTGCCATTACCTTTAGACGTCCCGCCAGGTACCAGTAATGAAATCGTTTACTTATCTTTGCCGTTGCAGCGACCTGATGGTGTTGAAGTCGATAGCGAGCAAAACCCCGATGGGTTAGCACGCTATCGTCTAAACCATCGGGACGTCAGAGATAATAACGCTGGATATGATGGACGTTATCCGGTCCAAATAGCGAGTATACGTCCGAAGTTGTTGTTGAGTTCGCAAGAGCGCTCCGGATATTTGTGTTTGGGGATTGCGAATATCGTTGAAGTACGGGCGGACAAAACCGTCGTGTTGGATGAAAAATATATCCCTGTGACGCTGCAATCTATGGCTAGCCGTATCCTAGCTGGTTTTGTACGCGAGTTGCAGGGATTGCTGCATACTCGCGGTGAGGCGTTAGCAACCCGAGTGGCGGGTGCCTCACATGGTGCCGCTGTGGCCGAAGTAGCGGATTTCATGTTGTTGCAAACGATTAACCGCTACGAACCGTTACTCGAACATTTAGCAGCAGACAGCTCGCTGCATCCGGAAAGCCTATTTTCTCTATGTTTACAGCTAATGGGCGATCTGGCGACTTTTTATCGTTCAAGCAAGAGACCGATCGCCATTCCGCCTTATCAACATGACGATTTGCGTTGCAATTTCATTCCATTAATCGACGAGTTGCGGCGTTTGCTGAGCATGGTATTGGAGCAAAACGCGATTCAAATACCGCTCACCAAACACAGTCAATCGGTTTATTACTCCGGTCGCCCAGATGTAAGACTACTGGAAAATGCGATCTATATACTCGCTGCCAATGCTCAAGTATCCTCGGAAATGCTGCGTATGCATTTCCCGCCCCAGGTTAAGATCGGTCCGGTTGAAGAGATAACGCAATTGGTCACCGCCGCATTGCCTGGAATTTCTATCCATCCACTGCCGGTTGCGCCGAGGCAATTGCCATACCACGCAGGATGTTCATATTTCGAGCTCGATAAACAAAGTCCTTATTGGAAAAAAATGGCCGAATCGGGCGGATTTGCTTTTCATATCGGCGGCAATTTTCCAGGTCTGGAACTGGAGTTTTGGGCAATTAAAAAAGGGTAG